Below is a window of Leifsonia sp. NPDC080035 DNA.
CCCATCCCGAGCATCAGCAGCAGGGCGAACGGGTAGCCGAGCGACCAGTGCAGCTCGGGCATGTTCGAGAAGTTCATCCCGTACACCGTGCCGACGAGCGTCGGCGTGAACAGCACCGCGGCCCATCCCGAGATCTTCTTGACCTCGTCGTTCTGCGCCTGGCCGACGAGCGTGGTGTGCACCATGAGCGCGTTCTGCAGGATCTGGCGGAAGCCGTCCGCGCGCTCGCTGACGCGGATGATGTGGTCCTGCACGTCCCGGAACCCGTCGCGGAGGCCCGCGTCCCCGTCGCGGGCCGCGATCGCGTCGCGCACCGTCTGCAGCACATCCCGCAGCGGGTCGACCGCGCGCTGGAAGACCATGACCTCCCGGGAGAGCTCGTAGATGCGGCGCGAGACGCCGCGGTCCCCGTTGAAGAGCTGGTCCTCGATCTCGTCGATGTCGTTCTCGAGCCCCGCGACGACCGGCGCGTACTCGTCGACGATCTCGTCGAGGATGCCGTACAGCGCGGCGAGCGGGCCGTGCGCGAGCAGCGAGCCGTCGTGCTCCAGCCGCCGGCGCACCGCCGCCAGGTCGGGACGCTCGAAGTGCCGCACCGTGATCACGAAGTCCTCGCCGAGGAAGACGTGCACCTCGCCGAACTCGACTTCCTCGACGTCGTCGAGGTAGGTCGCGGGACGCAGCACGACGAACGTGGTCGACCCGTACTTCTCGATCTTGGCCCGCTGGTGACCGGCGAGGGCGTCCTCGACGGCGAGCGCGGGCAGGTCGAACTCGGCCGCGACCGCGCCGAGCTCCTCCCTGGTCGGCCGGTAGAGGCCGATCCAGGCGAAGCCGCCGCGGTCGCGGACCGTCTCGAACGTGTCCTCGAGCGAGACCGGACTGGTCCGGATGCCGTGCACGTACACGGCGTTGTCGACGATCATGGCGGCTCCTTCCGACCGCCACCGTAGCCGATCAGACCGTGAACTCCAGGGGGTTGCCGAGCGTGGCGACGGACGTGCCGACCCGCACCGCGTAGGTGCCGGGCTCGGTGCGCCAGGCGTGGTCGTCGACCGACCAGTACTGCAGCGAGCGCGGCTCGAGCTCGACCGTCGCGACGGCGGTCTCCCCCGGCTGGACGCGCACCACCGCGTAGCCGGCCAGCCAGAGCACCGGACGTTCGATCGCCGACTCCGACACCCGCGACAGGTAGACCTGCACGACCTGCTTGCCCGCGCGCTCCCCGGTGTTGGTGACGGGGACGCTCACGACCAGCCCGTCGACCGCCGCCTCGCCGAGGGACCACGAGGTGTAGCCGAGACCGTGCCCGAACGGGATGGCCGGGGCCGGTCCGCCGAGCGCCTGCCTGCGCAGCCACTCGCGGTAGCCGACGTTCAGCTTCTCCTCGTAGTGCAGAGCGCCGTCGACGGGCTCGACCTGCCAGACCGGCACGTCCTCCTCGTCCGCGGCCCAGGTGGTCGGGATGCGCCCACCCGGCTCGACCGCTCCCGTCAGCACGTCCGCGAGCGCGCCTCCCATCTCCTGACCAGGGAACCAGGTCAGGAGCACGGCGGGCGCCTCCTCGAGCCACGGCAGGATCACCGGACCGCCCGAGTTCACCACAACGACCGTCCGCGGGTTCGCGGCGGCGACGCGGCGGACCAGCGCGTCCTGTCCGTCTGGCAGACGCAGCCCGACGCGGTCGAAGCCCTCCGACTCCAGGGTCTCCGTCGTGCCGACCACGACGACGGCCACGTCGGCGCCGGCGGCGGCCTCCACCGCGCGCTGCAGCTCCGCGTCCGGGTCGGCGAAGGGCTCCTCGTAACCGAAGGTGAACATCACGGCGGCGAGCTCCGGCTGCACCTGGGGGCGGTGCTCCAGGCGCAGCGACACCGTCTGGCCTGCGCGGAGGGTGACGGGGAACGACTGCTTCGGCGGGTTGAGGAACGCCATGAACGGGTCCGTGCCCTCGGGGAAGAACAGGCCGTCGCTCTTCAGCTCGCCGTCCACCTCGAACCGGAACAGGCCGAGGCCGGCGAAACCGACCGCGTACTCGCCGTCCGCGGGTGCCGTGAAGTCGCCGGTCACCTCGACGACGGCCGTCGAGCCGAGCACGGGGTCGCCGAGCCACGCGAGCCGCCCGCTCAGCCGGTGCTCGTCGAGCAGGATGCCGCCGTCGGCGTCGAGGAAGCGCACGTGCACGCCGCCCTCACCGGTCACCGGGTCGGTGGACACGCGGCCATCGAGCGGGAGGACGGACTCCGAGGAGCGCACGCCCGGCGCGAACCGCACGTTCTGCTCGCCGAACGCCTCGGTGATCCCGTCGAGCGGCGTGACGACGTGCTGCGGGAAGACCGTCGCGGACCCGCCGCCCTGGCTGCGGGCGATGCGGGCGTGCTGGCCGAGCACCGCGACGGTCGTGCTGCCTGGCGCGACCGGGAGCAGGCCGCCCTCGTTGCGCACGAGCACCATCCCGTCGGCGGCGGCCTCGCGCAGCAGGGCGTCGATGCGCTCCTGCGGCCACGGCTCGGCGACCGGGGTCGCCGGCTCCACGCCGTCGAGATCGCCGAGACGACCGGCGAGGCGCAGGATGCGTCGCACCTTCTCGTCGACGTCCGCCTCGGGAACCTGGCCGTTGCGGACGGCCTCCACCAGCGCGGCGCCCCAGACGCCCTGCGGGCCGGGCATCGCGAGGTCCTGCGCCGAGGTGGCCGCGGCGACGGTGTCGCGCACGCCGCCCCAATCGGAGACGACGACGCCGTCGAAGCCCCACTCCTCCTTCAGCGGCGAGCGCAACAGGTCGTTCTCGGTCATCGTGACGCCGTTGACCGAGTTGTACGACGACATCACCAGCCACGCGCCGCCCTCCACGACCATCCGCTCGAACGGCGCCAGGTACACCTCGCGCAGGGTGCGCTCGTCGACATGCACGTCGACCGTCATCCGGTCGGTCTCGCTGTCGTTCGCGACGTAGTGCTTGGGCGTCGCCGCGACACCGCACGACTGCACGCCCTTCACGAAGGCCGTGCCGACGACGCCGGAGAGCCACGGGTCCTCGCTGTACGCCTCGAAGTGGCGGCCGCCGCGCGGCGAGCGCTGGATGTTCACCGTGGGGCCGAGCGCGACCCCGACACCCTTGCGGCGCGCCTCCGCCGCGATCAGCTGCCCGAGCCGGTGCACGCGGTCGACGTCCCAGGAGGCCGCGAGCGCGGTCGGGGAGGGCAGGTTCGCCGACGCGTCTCGCTCGTCCCAGAGCTGTCCGCGGATGCCGGCCGGGCCGTCGGAGACGACGATCGTGCCGAGGCCGATCTGCGGCTCGTCGTGCAGCGTCCAGAACGAGGCGCCCGTGAGCAGGCGCACCTTCTGCTCGAGCGAGAGCGATTCGAGGAGCCCGTCCAGGAACTGCTCGGTGGTGGTGGTGTCGGTCATGGTGTGGAGCTCCTAGCGGACGGACTTGATCGGGAGGACGGCGAACGCGCCGACGATGGCGATGACGATGCCGATGGGGAAGAGGGGAGTGTACGCGCCTCCGAAGGCGACGACGATGAGGCCGGCCAGGCCCGGGGCCAGCGTCTGCGGCAGGGTCGCGGCGATGTTCAGCACCCCGAGGTCCTTGGCGAAGTCGTCCTTGGACGGCAGGACCTCGCTCATCAGCGCGGTGTCCACCGACTGGTACGCGCCGAAGCCGAGGCCGGAGACGAACGAGAAGACCAGCATCCCGGTGACGGTCGGCATCACGAGCGGGAAGACCAGGGAGATCGCCAGGATGATGCCGGCGACGATCACCACGATCTTGCGGCGGCCGAGCTTGTCGGAGAGCGGTCCGCCGATCAGGGTGGAGATGAGCGTGCCCGCGAGCGAGAGGATGCCGAGCAGCGGCACCAGGGCGACCGCCTTGTCCTTCAGGCCGATGTAGTCCTGCAGGATGTAGAGCTGGTAGCCGGTGACCATGAAGTAGCCGGCGAACAGCAGGAGGCGGCCGGTGAAGCCCCAGAAGAAGTCGGGGTGCTTGACCGGGCTGACCCAGAACGTCTTGAGGAAGGCGACGAAGTCGAACGGCGGCTTCGGCTCTCCCCTGTTGGAGCGGTCGGGGTTGAGGACGACGAACAGCACGAGCACGACGAGGGCGACGCCCGCGAACACCAGGTAGCCGGCGGGGATGGCCGTCGCGAACGCGGCGCCGGCGATCTGGCCGCCGAGCGCTCCGAGCATCAGCCCGAGCCCGCTCAGGGCGGAGAACGTGCCGCGGACGGCGCTCGGGACGCGGTCGGGGAGGATGGCGCTCAGCGGCCCCTGGGCGAAGTTGTAGGCGATCTGCACGATGACCCAGGCGATGCCGACCTGGACGAGCGTGCTGCCGACGCCCATCCCGATCAGGGCGAGCCCGCCGATGAGGACGCCGCCGACCATCCACGGCGCCCGGCGGCCGAACCGGCTGCGGGTGCGGTCGGAGACGGTGCCGGCGATGGGCTGGGCGACCATGGCGGCGAAGGCGCCGATCGTCGCGATGACGGCGAGTGCTCCGGCCTTGGCCGTCGGGTCGTCGCCGACGATGCCCTGCACCTGCAGCGGGAGCAGGATGCCGGGCACCGCTCCCCAGATGCCGAAGATGGCGAGGTTCGCCACGCTCATCGACAGCATCAGCTTCAGGAGGCGCCCGCGGACCTTGACCTTCCCGGCCGGCTGCGCGGAGACGGCGGAGGTCGGCGCGGCCGAGAACGGGGAATCGGCGGTGGTGAGCGTGGAACCGAGGGCCGCGCTGTCGGGCACACCCGTCAGGTTGGACGGGATGGTCGGCTGCACGGGCCGGGGGCCCTCGGGGAAGTCGTCTGACGGCGTTGTCACGGGTTCAGTCCTTTCGAAGCAGGCGGCGTTGCGTGCTAACACGCGTAACCATACGGGACCGATTCCACGAATACAAGCTATTGCTCGGTTTTGGTTACGCGAGTTAGCACGGCGCCGCCGCGGACCTAGACTGAAAGCACCATGTTCACGCCCCAGGTCGTCAAAGCCCCGACCAGCGCCGACGTCGCCCTCGCGGCCGGCGTCTCGCGGGCGACCGTCTCGTTCGTCCTCAACGACAAGCCGAACTCGCGGGTCTCCGACGACACCCGGCACCGCGTGCTGGAGGCCGCCCGCCTGCTCGGCTACACGCCGAACACCGCGGCACGCTCGCTTGCGAGCGGTGAGGCCGTCGCGGGGCTGCTGCACGCCGCGTCGGCCGCCGACCACGGCGCGACCGTCGAGCGCACCTTCGACCTGCTGCTGGGACGCACGGTGGACGACGGCGTCGACGCGCTGCGGCACGCCGACACCACCGTGGCAGGGGCCGAGGCCGGACAGCTCTGGGCCAAGCTCCGGCCGGAGGCGGTGCTCGCCGAGGCGGAGCGCTGCGACGCCGAGGCGATGGAGGTGCTGCGGCTCGCCGGAGTGCGGGCCCTCATCGTGCACGGCACCGAGCCGGTCGACTACGCCCCGTCGCTCGTCATCCCGCAG
It encodes the following:
- a CDS encoding magnesium and cobalt transport protein CorA; translation: MIVDNAVYVHGIRTSPVSLEDTFETVRDRGGFAWIGLYRPTREELGAVAAEFDLPALAVEDALAGHQRAKIEKYGSTTFVVLRPATYLDDVEEVEFGEVHVFLGEDFVITVRHFERPDLAAVRRRLEHDGSLLAHGPLAALYGILDEIVDEYAPVVAGLENDIDEIEDQLFNGDRGVSRRIYELSREVMVFQRAVDPLRDVLQTVRDAIAARDGDAGLRDGFRDVQDHIIRVSERADGFRQILQNALMVHTTLVGQAQNDEVKKISGWAAVLFTPTLVGTVYGMNFSNMPELHWSLGYPFALLLMLGMGVGLYLVFKRKGWI
- a CDS encoding glycoside hydrolase family 3 C-terminal domain-containing protein — protein: MTDTTTTEQFLDGLLESLSLEQKVRLLTGASFWTLHDEPQIGLGTIVVSDGPAGIRGQLWDERDASANLPSPTALAASWDVDRVHRLGQLIAAEARRKGVGVALGPTVNIQRSPRGGRHFEAYSEDPWLSGVVGTAFVKGVQSCGVAATPKHYVANDSETDRMTVDVHVDERTLREVYLAPFERMVVEGGAWLVMSSYNSVNGVTMTENDLLRSPLKEEWGFDGVVVSDWGGVRDTVAAATSAQDLAMPGPQGVWGAALVEAVRNGQVPEADVDEKVRRILRLAGRLGDLDGVEPATPVAEPWPQERIDALLREAAADGMVLVRNEGGLLPVAPGSTTVAVLGQHARIARSQGGGSATVFPQHVVTPLDGITEAFGEQNVRFAPGVRSSESVLPLDGRVSTDPVTGEGGVHVRFLDADGGILLDEHRLSGRLAWLGDPVLGSTAVVEVTGDFTAPADGEYAVGFAGLGLFRFEVDGELKSDGLFFPEGTDPFMAFLNPPKQSFPVTLRAGQTVSLRLEHRPQVQPELAAVMFTFGYEEPFADPDAELQRAVEAAAGADVAVVVVGTTETLESEGFDRVGLRLPDGQDALVRRVAAANPRTVVVVNSGGPVILPWLEEAPAVLLTWFPGQEMGGALADVLTGAVEPGGRIPTTWAADEEDVPVWQVEPVDGALHYEEKLNVGYREWLRRQALGGPAPAIPFGHGLGYTSWSLGEAAVDGLVVSVPVTNTGERAGKQVVQVYLSRVSESAIERPVLWLAGYAVVRVQPGETAVATVELEPRSLQYWSVDDHAWRTEPGTYAVRVGTSVATLGNPLEFTV
- a CDS encoding MFS transporter produces the protein MTTPSDDFPEGPRPVQPTIPSNLTGVPDSAALGSTLTTADSPFSAAPTSAVSAQPAGKVKVRGRLLKLMLSMSVANLAIFGIWGAVPGILLPLQVQGIVGDDPTAKAGALAVIATIGAFAAMVAQPIAGTVSDRTRSRFGRRAPWMVGGVLIGGLALIGMGVGSTLVQVGIAWVIVQIAYNFAQGPLSAILPDRVPSAVRGTFSALSGLGLMLGALGGQIAGAAFATAIPAGYLVFAGVALVVLVLFVVLNPDRSNRGEPKPPFDFVAFLKTFWVSPVKHPDFFWGFTGRLLLFAGYFMVTGYQLYILQDYIGLKDKAVALVPLLGILSLAGTLISTLIGGPLSDKLGRRKIVVIVAGIILAISLVFPLVMPTVTGMLVFSFVSGLGFGAYQSVDTALMSEVLPSKDDFAKDLGVLNIAATLPQTLAPGLAGLIVVAFGGAYTPLFPIGIVIAIVGAFAVLPIKSVR